The following proteins are encoded in a genomic region of Acidobacteriota bacterium:
- a CDS encoding thioredoxin family protein: MTLRLSALIVAVALSAGASASSPAATPASEARIPALSPDELDSALKAGVPLIVEFGGETCIPCMKMQPVLQSLQARLGKRARVSNFWIQPNPDVARRHQIMVIPTQIIFDSKGREIFRHMGYFAQPDFEKALKEKGLL; this comes from the coding sequence ATGACGCTCCGCCTGTCCGCATTGATCGTCGCCGTCGCGCTTTCGGCCGGGGCTTCGGCGAGTTCTCCCGCAGCCACGCCCGCGTCCGAAGCCCGGATCCCGGCTCTTTCCCCGGACGAGCTCGACTCCGCCCTGAAGGCCGGGGTCCCGCTCATCGTCGAGTTCGGCGGAGAGACGTGCATCCCGTGCATGAAGATGCAGCCGGTCCTGCAGAGTCTCCAGGCGCGTCTCGGCAAACGCGCGCGCGTCTCCAACTTCTGGATCCAGCCGAACCCGGACGTCGCCCGGCGACACCAGATCATGGTGATACCGACGCAGATCATCTTCGACTCCAAGGGGCGCGAGATCTTCCGGCACATGGGCTACTTCGCGCAGCCCGATTTCGAGAAAGCCCTGAAGGAGAAGGGACTCCTCTGA
- a CDS encoding cytochrome c biogenesis protein CcdA yields the protein MENLLAGLAAQAAAAPAPVMLALVFLGGVLSSASPCVLAAVPLVVATVGGAGTTKARAAALTAAFATGLAVCFTALGAVAALSGRLLGDVGVVWPLLLSAVLAVMGLHLAGVVQLPMPHVDASRLGKAGIAGAFGLGALTGTLSSPCATPILVVILSLVAFEQKVLWGTTLLLAYSAGHVVLLLAAGVATGFVTAFVGSRAAVWAGRLQRAFGWVLVILGVGVGATALRRVLAA from the coding sequence ATGGAGAACCTGCTGGCCGGCCTCGCCGCGCAGGCTGCCGCCGCGCCGGCCCCGGTCATGCTCGCCCTCGTGTTTCTCGGGGGCGTGCTCTCGTCCGCGAGCCCCTGCGTCCTCGCGGCGGTCCCTCTCGTCGTCGCGACGGTCGGCGGCGCCGGAACGACCAAGGCGCGCGCCGCGGCGCTCACGGCAGCGTTCGCGACAGGTCTCGCGGTGTGCTTCACGGCGCTCGGTGCGGTGGCGGCTCTTTCGGGGCGCCTGCTCGGCGACGTCGGCGTGGTCTGGCCCCTGCTGCTGTCGGCCGTCCTCGCGGTCATGGGCCTTCACCTCGCGGGCGTCGTCCAGCTCCCGATGCCGCACGTCGACGCGTCCCGGCTCGGCAAGGCCGGGATCGCGGGCGCGTTCGGGCTCGGCGCCCTCACGGGAACGCTGTCGTCCCCGTGCGCGACGCCGATCCTCGTCGTCATCCTCTCCCTCGTCGCGTTCGAGCAGAAGGTTCTATGGGGAACGACGCTGCTCCTGGCGTATTCAGCCGGTCACGTGGTCCTGCTGCTCGCGGCGGGTGTCGCGACCGGGTTCGTGACGGCCTTCGTCGGGAGTCGCGCCGCCGTTTGGGCCGGGCGGCTGCAGCGGGCCTTCGGGTGGGTCCTCGTCATTCTCGGCGTCGGAGTGGGCGCCACGGCGCTTCGCCGCGTGCTCGCAGCCTGA
- a CDS encoding TM0996/MTH895 family glutaredoxin-like protein — protein MENIVRRKIEILGPGCARCKETYRVVRQVVETDQLNVDVEKVESIERMVELGLMATPGVVIDGKVVVYGRIPKVDEIRKLLADA, from the coding sequence ATGGAAAACATCGTGCGCAGGAAGATCGAGATCCTCGGCCCGGGGTGCGCCCGCTGCAAGGAGACGTACCGCGTCGTGCGGCAGGTGGTCGAGACGGATCAGCTGAACGTCGACGTCGAGAAGGTCGAGTCGATCGAGCGGATGGTCGAGCTGGGGCTCATGGCGACACCAGGGGTCGTGATCGACGGTAAGGTCGTCGTGTACGGCCGCATTCCGAAGGTCGACGAGATCCGCAAGCTCCTCGCGGACGCCTGA
- a CDS encoding LysR family transcriptional regulator produces MESSYLKTFVEVVKAGTFSRAAENLNLTQPGVSRRIKMLEEQYGCELIDRSGRALRPTPAGKLVFEAAQTLLGVEQNLMSGLRVLGGKSKIAFSCTPSFGIAHLPSVLKDFMLACPDSADLKFVFNSPEQILQGITARSFDLAVMELCEAFDLSPLASFPLPGDEVVFASAPALDLPPHDTPIEALLDVPFFVRREGCCSRMLLESNLHAVGHDLREFRQVIVHDDLHLIIQAILDGEGISFLSRDVLRDHLAAGRLVAHKIPGFHHSRQRALVLERPVALDEASSHFVTALFNHFDVLIPDELFANRDWLEPAVAAAPSARTTRNNFPVR; encoded by the coding sequence GTGGAGTCGTCCTACCTGAAGACGTTCGTCGAGGTCGTCAAGGCCGGAACGTTTTCGCGAGCTGCTGAAAACCTGAACCTGACCCAGCCCGGAGTGTCACGCCGCATCAAGATGCTCGAGGAGCAGTACGGCTGCGAGCTCATCGACCGGTCCGGCCGGGCGCTCCGGCCCACTCCGGCCGGCAAGCTCGTCTTCGAGGCTGCCCAGACCCTTCTCGGCGTCGAGCAGAACCTGATGTCCGGGCTCCGCGTCCTCGGCGGTAAGTCCAAGATCGCGTTCTCCTGCACGCCGTCCTTCGGGATCGCGCACCTCCCGAGCGTCCTCAAGGACTTCATGCTGGCCTGCCCGGACTCGGCGGACCTCAAGTTCGTCTTCAACAGCCCCGAGCAGATCCTGCAGGGCATCACGGCCCGCTCGTTCGACCTCGCCGTCATGGAGCTCTGCGAGGCCTTCGACCTTTCCCCTCTCGCCTCGTTTCCCTTGCCCGGGGACGAGGTGGTCTTCGCCAGCGCTCCGGCCCTCGACCTCCCGCCGCACGACACGCCGATCGAGGCGCTCCTGGACGTACCGTTCTTCGTCCGCCGCGAGGGCTGCTGCTCGAGGATGCTGCTCGAGAGCAACCTGCACGCGGTCGGGCACGACCTCAGAGAGTTCCGGCAGGTCATCGTCCACGACGACCTGCACCTGATCATCCAGGCGATCCTGGACGGCGAGGGGATCTCGTTCCTCTCGCGGGACGTGCTGCGGGATCACCTCGCGGCCGGCAGGCTCGTCGCTCACAAGATTCCGGGCTTTCACCATTCCCGCCAGCGCGCGCTCGTGCTCGAGCGCCCCGTCGCGCTCGACGAAGCCTCCTCGCACTTCGTCACCGCGCTCTTCAACCACTTCGACGTGCTCATCCCGGACGAGCTGTTCGCCAATCGCGACTGGCTCGAACCCGCCGTGGCCGCCGCGCCATCCGCGCGCACGACGAGGAACAACTTCCCGGTTCGGTAG